The genomic stretch GGCAGTGGCGGCGAACAGTCTGGCTCGTTGCATGGTGGATCTCCTTAACGTGAATGGGGCGGGGGAACGGAGTGCGGACGTGGAGCGCGTGACAGGGCGTCGCCGGCAGGCGGCCCGGTGGAGTGGCGGACGACAAGTTCGGTGGGCAGCTGAACCCGTGCCGGGGTGACCGGGCGGGGCTGCCCCAGCTCATTGATCAGGTGTTCGCAGGCCAGCCGGCCCAGGTCGTAGGCGGGCTGGGAGATCACGGTCAGGGGTGGAGACATGGTCTGGGCCCAGCGGGAGTCGTCGAAGCCCACGATCGACAGGTCGCCGGGGATGTCGAGCTCGAGTTCGCGGGCCGCCAGCACGGCCCCCACGGTCATCTCGTTGTTGCCGATGAACAGGGCGGTCGGGCGCGTACCGGCCGGGCGCCCCAGCAGCTGCCGCGCCGCCCGGTAACCGTCGTCCTCGCGGTGGTGTCCGGGCAGCACCAGGGTCGGGTCATACGGGAGCTGCGCGTCGTGCAGGGCGGCGCGGTAGCCGGCGTGGCGGTCGATCGCCGTGCTGATGTCCTGCTGCCCGACGATCATGCCGATCCGGCGGTGCCCCAGCTCGATCAGGTGGCGGGTGGCCGTGATGGCCCCGCCCAGGTTGTCCACCGTGACGGTGGTACTGCCGGCGTGACCGCTGACCCGGTCGAGTTCCACGACCGGCAGATCCGGCAGCGTCTTGAGGTGGGCACGGGTGCCGCTGGTCGGCGCGACGATCAGGCCGGTGGGCAGGTGGCCGCGCAGCGTGTCCATGGCGCGCAGTTCCTTGGCGGGCTCCTCGTCACTGTTGAACAGGAAGACGGTGTAGCCGTGCTGATCGGCCGCGTCCTGCACGCCCTTGGCCAGCATGGCGTGAAAGGGGTTGAGGATATCGGCGACGATCAGACCGATCGTCCGGGTCTCCTTCTGGCGCAGGCTCCGGGCCAGCACGTTGGGCTGGTATCCGAGCTGCTGCGCGGCCGCCTCGACCCGCTCGCGCGTGCCCGTCGCCACCATGTCCGGCCGGCTCAACGCGCGGGACGCGGTGGCGGTGGATACGCTGGCAAGTCGGGCAACGTCCTGAATACTGGGCATGAGAGAAGAACACCTCTGACACGGCGAATGGAGTGGATTGTCGGAAGTGGGCCCCGAGGGGAGGAGCACTTCTGCAAACGATTACATCGAGATGCCGCCAGTGTGCACCCCGGTCATACAAAAGTCAAGCACCCCCAGCAGACATGGCTGGAGGTGCAGTAATGGGCGTGCTACACGGGCATTACGGGGTGGGTGCATCCGGTGTGGTGTCTTCCGCGCCCACCTGCCGGAGCAGCACGTCCAGGGTCTGCCACACCAGGGTCGCGCACTTGACGCGCGTGTGCAGGGCATGGACACCCTGGAGCGCCATCAGGTCGCCCAGCGACGGATCGGGCTCGCCGGTGCGGATCATGTGCAGGAACGCGTGTTCCAGCTGCGCCGCCTCCGCGACGGTCTTGCCCCGCAGCGCCGAGGTCATGAGGCTGGCACTGGCCACCGAGATCGCGCAGCCCTTGCCGGTGAAGCCGGCGTCCGCGATCACGTCGCCGTCGAGCCGCAGCATCAGCTGGACGTGATCGCCGCAGCTCGGGTTGTGCCCGGACTCCACGTTCGTGGCGCCACTCAACTCCCCGAAGTGCCGGGGCTTGCGCGAGTGATCCAGGATCACCTGCTTGTAGAGGTTGTCCAGAGTGCTCATCCCGCTCCATGCTACGCCGCGGAGGGAACGGATCGCCGACCCCGGACGTGCCGGGCCACGGTTAAGAATCCTGTCACACGCCGCAGGCCATGCTGGCTGACATCCCGGCGGACAGCGCGGAACACGCGCCAACTGCCACCCCCAAGACCAGCGGCCGCGCCTCCGGTGTTCCCCCGTCAGGCGCGGCCCACGGCCATGCTCCGGTGCCGTTCAGCCCACGCCGTACAGCGCCGTGTACTTCCCGCGCAGATATGCCACATAGGGCCCGACGGTCAGCGGCTCCCCGGTCACGCGCTGCACGAGTTCCGCCGGGGTGTAGGTGCTGCCCGGCGCATACACGTGGTCACGCAGCCAGCCGTGCAGCTCCGAGAACGCTCCGCGCGCGACCTGCGCCTCCAGCCCCGGCAGGGCCCGCTGCGCCGCCGCGTGGAACTGGGCACTCAGCACGTTCCCCAGCGTGTAGCCCTGGAAGGCCCCACCGATGCCGCCCCCATACCAGTGGACGTCCTGTAGCACGCCGTCCACGTCACTGGGGGCCCGCAGCCCCAGCGTCGTCTCATAGGCCGCGTGCCACGCCTGCGCCAGGTCGCGCACCGCCAGCCGGCCCGCGAGCAGTTCCCGCTCCAGCCCGTAGCGCGTGATCACGTGCAGGTTGTACGTCAGCTCGTCGGCGTCGGTGCGGATCAGCGAGCGCCGCGCCACGTTCACCGCGCGGTACATCTCGTCCTCGGTCACGTCCGACAGCTGCTCCGGAAAGGCGTCGCGGAAGGCCGGGAAATACGCTGCCCAGAACGCCCGCGAGCGGCCCACCAGGTTCTCCCACAGCCGCGACTGGCTCTCGTGGACGCCGGAACTGACCCCGCCCCCCAGCGGCGTGCCCAGCAGCTCCGGGGCCACCCCCTGCTCGTACAGGGCGTGTCCGGTCTCGTGCAGGGTCGAGTACAGCGCCTCGGTCAGATCGTGCTCCCTGACGCGGGTCGTGATCCGCACGTCCTGGCCGCCCAGGCGCGTCATGAACGGGTGCGCGGTCAGATCCTGCCGGCCGCGCGTCAGGTCGTAGCCGAAGTCTGCCGCGATCCTTCCGCCCACGCGCAGCTGCACGTCCGGCGCATAGAACCGGTGCAGGAAGTCGGTGCGGGGCTCCGGTGCCTGCGCCACGGCCTCGACCAGCGGTACCAGCGCGGCGCGCAGGTCGTCGAACACGCGGTCGACCACCTCGGCCGTCATGCCCTCGTCCGACTGGTCGATGAAATAGTCCATCGGGGAGGCGAATTCCGGGAAGTACGATGCCGCCTGGAGGCTCAGTTCCAGCGTCCGTTCCAGGTACGGCACCATCCGCGTGAAGTCGTTCGCGGGCCGCGCCTCGACCCACGCCGAATATGACTCGCCGACATGCTGCGTGAACTCCTGGACGAAGGTGCCGGGCAGCCGGGTCGCTTCCTCGAACTGGCGGCGGGCCAGGGCCAGTGTCCGCGCCTGCACCGATGTCCAGTCCGTGTGCGCCTGCGCGTCGTCCAGCAGCCGGCCATACGCGGCGTCGGTCGCCCGCTCATGGACGATGCCCGCCAGCAGCGCCTGCTGCCGCGCCCGGCCCCCCGCCGCGCCCACCGGCAGGAAGGTGCTCTGATCCCAGCCCAGCAGTGATCCGATACCGCCCAGATCCGCCAGCTGCTGCCAGTGCAGCGTCAGTGCATTCCAGGTCGTCTCCGGCGTGTGCGAGGTCATGCGTGCAGCGTAGCGCCTTCGTTGTGGTCGCCGTACCGTACCCGCCATTCGGCCTACGCCGCGCGTCTTCCCGGCGGATGCGCAGGCTGCGGGCACCGTGGACACTGAACACATGACCGACCACGCCCTCTCAAGACGCCTGTCCTACCTCCTGCGGCATGCCCCGCACGAGGCCGGGCTGAGCCTGGCCCCCGGCGGCTGGGTGCCGCTCGCGCCCGTGCTGGCGCATCTGCAGGCCACGCGGGCGGACATCGAGCGGGTCGTGGCCGGCAGCGACAAGCAGCGCTTCAGCCTGCGTGAACACTCGATCCGCGCCAACCAGGGCCACAGCGTCCCGGTCGATCTGGAACTCAGTCCGGTCACACCGCCCGACCTGCTGTACCACGGCACGCATCCCCGTGCTCTGGCCGCCATCCGCGCCGAGGGGCTGCGGCCCATGCAGCGGCATCACGTCCACCTCTCGCCCGATCTGGACACGGCCCGGCGGGTCGGGGCGCGGCGTGGTCAGCCCGTGATCCTGACCATCCGGGCGGGGGAGATGCACGCCGCCGGGCATCCATTCTTCGTCAGCGAGAACGGGGTGTGGCTGGTGGGGGCCGTGCCGCCCGGATTTATCGGGCAGGATGCATAGGCTGCGGCCCGGCTGTTGCTGGAACTTCTGTGCAGAACGCCGAAAATCGGATCGGCGGGCGGCAATTGACATGGGCTGTATATCGGGGTATCTTATTTCTATCACCGCCTTTGAGGGCGGGTTTTTCGTTTTGGGCGTTCTGAGCGGGTTCGTCCGCCCTCTTGCCCGCGTCTCACTGCCGACGTTGCCTTCCAGCCCCGCACGCTAGCCTTGGGCCATGACCCTGTCTCAGGCCCGCGCCGCCCTGGCTGCCGCTTCCCGCGTGGCCGTCCTGACCGGTGCCGGCGTGAGTGCCGAAAGCGGTATCCCCACCTTCCGGGACGCGCAGACCGGGCACTGGGCGCGCTTTCGCCCGGAAGATCTGGCGAGCCCGCCCGCATACCGTCGCGACCCGGAGATGGTCTGGGAGTGGTACGCCGGGCGCTACCGCGACGTGCTGGCGGCCGAACCGAACGGGGCGCATCACCTCCTGGCGCGGCTGGAGCGGGAGAAGGGGGCGGGCTTCTTCCTGGCGACCCAGAACGTGGACGGCCTGCACGCCCGGGCCGGCAGTGGGCAGGGCGGCGGGCGCATGGTTGAGCTGCACGGCACCCTGCTGTCTGCACGGGACGAGGTGACGGGCGAGGTCTTCCCGCTGCCTGCGCCGGATGTGCTGGTCACGCCGCCGATCTCTCCGACCGGCCACCGGATGCGTCCGAACATCGTGTGGTTCGGGGAGTACCTGCCGGAAGATGCCCTGCACGCGGCCCAGCGCGCGTTTCAGGCGGCAGAGGTGGCCCTGATCGTTGGCACCAGCGGCGCGGTGTATCCGGCGGCCGGTCTGGCGGGGGAGACCCTGTATGCCGGCGGCACCGTCATCGAGATCAATCCCGAGGAGACGGAACTGTCGGATCAGATGACGTACTGCGTGCGCGACGTGGCCTCACGCGGGTTGGCGGCGCTGATGTCATGAACGATCAAGCTCAGCCCAGTGAAGATTCAGCGGGAACTGCCCCAGCTCCAGCCCGCATCTGGGGTCTGGTAGCCAGCGAGGCCGACCGCGTGGTGCTCTTCCGGCGTGGCCCCTCACGGTGGACGCGTCTGTACGTGTGGGATGCCGCCACGGATGTGCTGACCCCCGGCTCATGGTTTCGTGGCCGGCTGTACGAGTGGATGTGTGACCTCTCGCCCGACGGCGAGCACCTGTTGTACACGGCAAGGAACGAGACTCCTGAACAGGTGTCCGATGCCTACTCCAAGTTCGGCGTGAACATGTATTCGTGGACAGCTCTGAGCGTACCGCCTCAGGTTAGGGCGCTCGGCCTGTGGAATGCCTCAGATGGCTGGAGTGGTGGCGGAGTCTTTGACGGCAACCGCAAGATCATGGTGAACCACGCTGACCTGAAAACACAGCAGCTGATCCATCCCAAGGCTTTCACGGTCAAGTCCGTTGAGGGAAAGCACCGGGTCGATACAGTTCTGATCTCGTTGAACAGGACAAGGTGGCGGGTGACTCACAAGCCTGAACGCTGGCTTGGAATGGGAGAGGCACATCCGTTTACTTTTCAAAAGCGGTCACTGGAATTGCGCTTCATCAGCGCTCACAACTACAAACGGTATGTTCGCTACCGCTGGCTGGCGGACGGCCCAGCCCCTGATCTGGAAGGGGTCACCTGGGCCGACCTGGATCGTCGGGGACGGCTGCTGATCGCCCGCGCCGGACGCCTGTTCATCTGGGAGGACGGACAGGAGGCCGAACTGGCGAACCTGAACGACGACCAGCCGCCCCGCCCAGGACGCGCAGGTGTGGACTGATCCGCTCCGATCTGTGGGAGAAAGCACTGATGGCCCCCGGCCTGGGTGTCCCCCCTCAGGTGTCTGATCGCCTGCACTGCTGGGGCGCGGCGTGGTGTTAGCCTCACGGTGGCCCGCTCGGTTCGGGTGGGCCGCTTCCTTCGGGGCAGGGTGAAATTCCCTACCGGCGGTGATGATGCCCACAGGCGTCTCAGCCCGCGAAGCCCGCGCAAACTGCACCACGCGCAGGCCCGATCTGGTGCGATTCCAGGGCCGACGGTATTACGACGCACAGAGACGCTCAGGCGGATCAAGAAAGGCGAGGGGCCGTCCCCGAGCCTGCGGCGCGTTCAGTCCGGATGAGAGAAGGAGGAACGCTGCCCTGCCACCCCGGCGGGCGGCGACAGCTCATGTATGACAAGGACGCACCACCCGGAAGGGTGGCGGCCGACGTGCCCGTGGACGAGCGCTTCATGACGCTCGCGCTGGAGCACGCGGCCACAGGACTGGGACGCACCGCGCCGAATCCCCCCGTGGGATGCGTGATTGTCCAGGGTAGTGAGGTGGTGGGACGCGGCTTCCACCCAAAGGCGGGCGAGCCCCATGCCGAGGTCTTCGCCCTGCGGGAAGCGGGCGAGCAGGCACGCGGTGCTACGGCCTACGTGACCCTGGAACCGTGCAGCCACTTTGGTCGCACCCCGCCCTGCGCCGACGCGCTGATCGCGGCGGGCATTACGCGGGTGGTCGTGGCGGCCCTCGATCCGAATCCACAGGTGGCGGGGCGGGGGGTACAGAGGTTGCGGGACGCGGGAATCGTGGTCGATGTGGGCGTGCTGGAGGCCCAGGCCGTGCGCCAGCAGGCGGGCTTCCGCAGCGTGATCGCGCGGGGTCGCCCGTGGGTGGTGGCGAAGTACGCCATGACCCTGGACGGCAAGGTGGCCGCGCTGGGCGAGGGCAACGGGGCCGTGAGCGGCGAGGCCGCCCGCGAACGCGCCATGCACTGGCGGAACGAACTGGACGCCATTGCCATCGGCAGCGGCACGCTGAGCCTGGACGACCCGGCCCTGACGGTGCGCGGCGTGCCCAGCGGCCGTGACCCGCGCCCGGTGGTGTTCGACCGCCGCGCCGCGAGTGATCCGCAGGCTCGGGCGTGGCGCGAGGGCGCGGTGCTCGTGACCGCGCCGGACGCCCAGGTGGGCACGCTTGAAGCTGCGGGAATCACCGTGCTGAGGGCCGACACCCTGCCGGACGCCCTGCGCGGTCTGGGCGAACTGGGCCTCAGCAGCGTGCTGCTCGAAGGCGGGCCGACGCTCCTGAGCGCCTTCCTTGAACAGCGACTGGTGGACGAGGTGCGGGTCTTTTTTGCCCCGAAGCTCCTGGGCGCGGGCCTGAGCCCCCTGACCGGCCCCATCCGACCCATGCACGAGGCCCAGACCCTGGACGACGTGACCGTGGAGCCGCTCGGCCCAGACGTGCTCGTGACCGGGCTGCTCAGCGACATCCCACGCCTGTAACCCTTCTTTTCCTGTGGAGGACGGGGCGCGTCCCTGTGCCTCCTGCCGAGGTCAATCATGTTCACCGGAATCATCGAACAGGTGGGGGTCATTGCCCGCACCACTGAGAACGAGGGCAACCTGACCGTCACCATCCAGCCCACGCGCATGTGGGACGATGTGCAACTGGGCGAGAGTATCGCCGTGAACGGCACGTGCCTGACCGTGACCACCTGGGACGCGGCGGGCTTCACGGTGGATCTGAGCCGCGAGACGCTGGCGAAGACCGCCCCGCACTGGCACGGTGGCGCGAGGGTCAATCTGGAACGCGCCATGACCGCCGGGGCACGCTTCGGCGGGCACGTAGTCAGTGGTCACGTGGACGGCGTGGGCGAGATCCTGCGCGTGGACGCCCGGCCCGGTGCCTACACCATGACCGTGCGGGCCGCGCCGCATCTGGCGCGGTATCTGGTGCCCAAGGGGAGCATCACCGTGGACGGCGTGAGTCTGACCGTGGTGGACGCGGGCGGCCCCGCCGGCAGCCGCCCGGAACTGCGCCCCGACGAGTTCACGCTGTGGCTGGTGCCGCACACCCTGGAGGTCACGACCCTGCACACCTGGGCGGCTGGCACACGGGTCAATCTGGAGGCCGACCAGATGGCGAAATACGTGGAACGCCTGATCCTGATGCGCGACTGGACGCCGGACGCGGCCAGGGTGACGCCGTGACCCTGTCCACCATTCCTGAGCTGCTGGCCGAACTGCAGGCGGGGCGGCCCGTGATCCTCGTGGACGACGAACACCGCGAGAACGAGGGCGACCTGCTGATGCCCGCCGCCACCGCCACGCCTGAGTGGATCAACTTCATGGCCCGCGAGGGACGCGGCCTGATCTGCGTGACCCTGACCCCCGACCGGGCACGGGCGCTGGAACTGACCCCTATGGTGGGCGGCAGCACCGATCCCAACGGCACGGCGTTCACCGTCAGCGTGGATCACGTGAGCAACTCCACCGGCATCAGCGCCTTCGACCGTGCGGCGACAATTGCGGCCCTGCTGGACGACCGGGCCGCCCCCGCCGATTTCCGCCGTCCGGGCCACATCTTCCCGCTGGTGGCCCGCGCCGGGGGCGTGCTGCGGCGTTCTGGGCACACCGAGGCCGGTTGCGACTTGGCGCGGCTCGCGGGCTTTGCGCCCGTGGGCGTGATCTGCGAGATCATGGGCGATGACGGCGAGATGAGCCGCCTGCCCGACCTGCTGGCCTTCGGGGCAAAGCATGGCCTGAAGGTCGGCAGCATCGAGGCCCTGATCGCGTACCGCCTGGAACACGATCCGTTCATGCAGCTGGTGGCCGAGGCAAAATTGCCCACCGACTACGGCGACTTCCGCCTGGTGGGCTTCGAGGACACCCTGAGCGGCGCGGAACACGTCGCCCTGGTCATGGGCGAGGTCACGCCGGAGCCCCTGCTGGTGCGCGTGCATTCCGAGTGCCTGACCGGCGACGGCTTCCACTCGCTGCGCTGCGACTGCGGTGCCCAGCGCGACGCCGCCATGCAGGCGATTGCCGCCGAGGGCCGGGGCGTGCTCGTGTACCTGCGCCAGGAGGGCCGGGGCATCGGCCTGCTGAACAAGATCCGGGCGTATCACCTTCAGGACGGCGGCGCGGACACCGTCGAGGCCAACCTGCAACTCGGTTTTCCCGCCGATGCCCGCGACTTCGGCATCGGGGCACAGATGCTGCACCTGCTGGGGGCGCGGCAGCTGCGCGTGCTGACCAACAACCCCCGCAAGCTCCACTCCCTGGGTGGCTTCGGCCTGGAGGTCGTCGAGCGCGTGCCCCTGCACGTGGGCCGCAACGAATACAACGCCGTGTACCTGGGCACGAAGGCCGCCAAGCTCGGGCACATCGGCACGGATGGGAGCGGGGACTGAGGGGGAAGAGGTGGTGGGCTCTGAGCTATGAGCTCTGGGCTATGAACAGGAGCCGGTTTGCTTTTCTGCTGCACTTGCCCGGTTAACCCCTCGCTCCGCGCTCTGCGAGTCCGCCCCTCCGGGGCACCTCCCCTTAGAAGGGAGGCTTTGAAGTGCTGCTCAGTCAGCGTTTTTGTGCCCTTAAGGCTCCCTTTTTAGGGGAGCTGGCGGCGAAGCCGACTGAGGGGTTGTACGTCGCCCCGCCGCCCCATCCCACCCCAACCCCACCCCTCAGAGCCCAGAGCTCAGAGCCCCCTCAAAAGGAGCCCCACCATGAACCGAATCGAAGCCACCCTCCTCGCCACCGACCTCAAATTCGCCATCGTCAGCACGCGCTGGAACCACCTGATCGTCGACCGACTGGTCGAGGGAGCGGAACTCGCCTTCGTGCAGCACGGCGGGCAGACCGCCAATCTGGATCACTTCCTGGCCCCCGGCAGCTACGAGGTGCCGCTGGTGGCCCGCCGGCTGGCCGAGTCCGGCAAGTACGACGCCGTGGTGTGCCTGGGAGCCGTCATCAAGGGCGATACCGACCACTACGACTTCGTGGCGGGCGGCGCGGCGACCGGCATCCTGAACACCAGCCTGCACACGGGCGTGCCCGTGGCCTTCGGCGTGCTGACCACCGACACCGTCGAGCAGGCGCTGAACCGCGCCGGCATCAAGGCCGGGAACAAGGGGGCCGAGGCCGTGCTGGCGATGATCGAGACGGTGAATCTGCTGCGAAAGATCGGCTGAGGCTTATGCTCCAGGCATGAGCCAGTCCACCCGCGCCGTCCGTGCGTTCCAGTCCCACCGCGCCGCCCTGATCGACCTGTACGACCAGCTTCCCGAGGAGCAGGCGAATTTCGCGGCGTGGGAGGGGGGCATGAGCTTCGTGCGGCTCGCTGACCACCTGTCCGCCAGCGTGAACCGCGTGCCGGCCATGCTGCGCGGCGAGAAGCCGGACGCCCCCGGCGCACCCAGTGCCACCCTGGCCGAGGCCCGTGCCCGGCTCCAGAGCACCCAGGACGCCTTCGCGGGTACGGTCTCGACCCTGTCCGACGAGGACATCCAGCGGCGTATTCCGGCCTTCGGTGGCCGGGAGATGCCGGTGTGGATGCTGCTCGACTTCATCACCCAGCACGAGGCGCACCACAAGGGTCAGGCCTGGATGATGGCGCGCATGGTCGGCGTGACGCCGCCGATGTTCGTCAAGATGGGCTGAGCCGGTCTGTCAGCTGCCCCGCAGGACGCGCAGGTAGGCCTGCCACGGCCCGACGTCGTCCTGCAGACCACCGGCCAGCGTGCGGGTGATCTGCGCAAGGTGGTCGAGATCGTGCGCGGCCCACGTGGCAAGGAGCTGCGCGGCGGTGACGGTGCCGAACTCCGGGTGCTGTCCGGTGCGCTCCAGGGTGCTGGTGGACAGCGGGTGATCCTCCAGTGTCCTGAGGCTGCGGGCGCGTTCCACGGCGAAGGCGTCCAGCAGGTCGTTCAGGGGCGTGTCGCGGTGTGTGCTCAGGTGCGCGTGCCGGTCGAAGGGCGGAAACACACCGTCACCGTGCAGGATGGCGTGCAGCCGGGGCCACCAGTTGGTCTGCTCGGCGTGGAGCAGGTGCGCGACGACCTCACGCGGGTTCCACGTGCCCTCGCCCTCGTCGAGCCGCGTCCAGTCGTCACCCAGGTCGCGCAGCAGGGCGTCGAGCGTACCCGGCGTACGCCGCAGCACCTCCAGCAGATCCGGCAGTTGCATGCCCGAGTGTAGGCGTGGAGCGGGCGACAGAGAGAAGGCCGGTGGCCCAGGATCTGGTGCCATCGGCCCTCTGCCCTCGGCTAATTGATCATCTTCGTCTTGTTCGTCATGAAGTCCATCAGGACGTACTGGCCGATGTTGTGCGGCGTGGTGAAGTACGCCTTGCCCTTGGTCATCTCGCTGACCCGGCGGACGAAGCCCACCAGTTCGGGGTCGCGGGCCAGCATGAAGGTGTTGACCTGAATGCCGCTGCGGCGGCAGTTGGCGACCTCGCGCAGGGTCGCGCCCAGCACGTAGGGGTCGAGGCCGTAGGCGTTCTTGTAGATGCGGCCGTCGGGCAGCGTCAGGGCGCTGGGCTTGCCGTCGGTGATCATGACGATCTGCTTCATGTCCTTGTTCTCGCGCTTCAGGAGCTGCTGCGCGAGCCGCAGGCCGCCGGCCGTGTTGGTGTGGTACGGCCCGATCTGTGCCTGGGCCAGCTTGCTCACCGGCACCTCCTCGGCGCTGTCGTGGAACAGCACGAACTTCACGGTGTCACCGGGGTACTGCGTGCGGATCAGGTGGGCCAGCGCCAGCGCGACCTGCTTGGCCGGGGTAAAGCGGTCTTCTCCGTACAGGATCATGGAGTGCGAGCAGTCCAGGAGCACGATGGTGGCGGCCGACGAGTTGTACTCGGCCTGCCGGATGACCAGATCGCTCTCCTCCAGATTGTCGAAGCCCTTGGAGATCACGTTGCCCAGCGTGGCGGTCGTGTCGAGGTTCATCGTGTCGCCGAACTCGTAGTTCTTGAGCTCGCCGGTCATCTCGACGCCGCTGGCGTACTCGCGGGTGTCATGGGCCCCGGCGCTGCTGCGGCCCAGGCCGCCCATCAGGTCGCGCAGGCTCTTGTAGCCCAGGAAGTCGATGCTCTTGTCGGTCAGGTTGAACTTCGCGTCGCCGGGGTCGCCGTTGCCGCCCTGCCCCTCGCCGTCCTCGAACTCCTTGCGGATGAAGCCGTCCTGCTGGAGTCTGTCCATCAGGCGCTCGATCTGCTGGCCCAGCGGCGTCTCGCGGACGTCGTCGGCCTGCATGGCCTCCATCAGCTGCTCCTCGGGGATCATGCCGCGTTCCGCGAGGGCCTCCAGAATGGCGTCGAACAGGTCGTCCATGGATGGTCTGGCGTTGGGATCCGGGTCGTAGGGGTCGTTCATGCCCTGCCCCAGCAGCGCTTCCTGGATCATCTGCATGAGTTCGCTGGAATCCAGCTGATCCAGTTCGCCCTCGAATTTGCTGTACCGGGTGATGCGAGCCATGAAAACCTCCGATGCCAACAGCATGGCGCGTTTGCCGGCCCGCATTTGTAACGGGGGAGTGAGATGCGCTCAGCCCGGCACGACGGTCACGCGCTGCCGCACGGTCACGGTGGCGGTGACCTGCACGCCGCGGGACACCAGCGTGACGTGCACAGGCAGGATCGTCACGCCGCTGGCGCCTCCGGGCAGGCCGTCCCCCCGACGGGTCACCGTGCCGCTGCCCTGGCCGCTGCCCAGGGTGAGGGTCACGCGCGGCAGGGTTCCCCGCCCCCCGGTCGTGAGCGT from Deinococcus sp. AB2017081 encodes the following:
- a CDS encoding LacI family DNA-binding transcriptional regulator; amino-acid sequence: MPSIQDVARLASVSTATASRALSRPDMVATGTRERVEAAAQQLGYQPNVLARSLRQKETRTIGLIVADILNPFHAMLAKGVQDAADQHGYTVFLFNSDEEPAKELRAMDTLRGHLPTGLIVAPTSGTRAHLKTLPDLPVVELDRVSGHAGSTTVTVDNLGGAITATRHLIELGHRRIGMIVGQQDISTAIDRHAGYRAALHDAQLPYDPTLVLPGHHREDDGYRAARQLLGRPAGTRPTALFIGNNEMTVGAVLAARELELDIPGDLSIVGFDDSRWAQTMSPPLTVISQPAYDLGRLACEHLINELGQPRPVTPARVQLPTELVVRHSTGPPAGDALSRAPRPHSVPPPHSR
- the sufU gene encoding Fe-S cluster assembly sulfur transfer protein SufU gives rise to the protein MSTLDNLYKQVILDHSRKPRHFGELSGATNVESGHNPSCGDHVQLMLRLDGDVIADAGFTGKGCAISVASASLMTSALRGKTVAEAAQLEHAFLHMIRTGEPDPSLGDLMALQGVHALHTRVKCATLVWQTLDVLLRQVGAEDTTPDAPTP
- a CDS encoding carboxypeptidase M32, yielding MTSHTPETTWNALTLHWQQLADLGGIGSLLGWDQSTFLPVGAAGGRARQQALLAGIVHERATDAAYGRLLDDAQAHTDWTSVQARTLALARRQFEEATRLPGTFVQEFTQHVGESYSAWVEARPANDFTRMVPYLERTLELSLQAASYFPEFASPMDYFIDQSDEGMTAEVVDRVFDDLRAALVPLVEAVAQAPEPRTDFLHRFYAPDVQLRVGGRIAADFGYDLTRGRQDLTAHPFMTRLGGQDVRITTRVREHDLTEALYSTLHETGHALYEQGVAPELLGTPLGGGVSSGVHESQSRLWENLVGRSRAFWAAYFPAFRDAFPEQLSDVTEDEMYRAVNVARRSLIRTDADELTYNLHVITRYGLERELLAGRLAVRDLAQAWHAAYETTLGLRAPSDVDGVLQDVHWYGGGIGGAFQGYTLGNVLSAQFHAAAQRALPGLEAQVARGAFSELHGWLRDHVYAPGSTYTPAELVQRVTGEPLTVGPYVAYLRGKYTALYGVG
- a CDS encoding RNA 2'-phosphotransferase, whose amino-acid sequence is MTDHALSRRLSYLLRHAPHEAGLSLAPGGWVPLAPVLAHLQATRADIERVVAGSDKQRFSLREHSIRANQGHSVPVDLELSPVTPPDLLYHGTHPRALAAIRAEGLRPMQRHHVHLSPDLDTARRVGARRGQPVILTIRAGEMHAAGHPFFVSENGVWLVGAVPPGFIGQDA
- a CDS encoding Sir2 family NAD-dependent protein deacetylase, which codes for MTLSQARAALAAASRVAVLTGAGVSAESGIPTFRDAQTGHWARFRPEDLASPPAYRRDPEMVWEWYAGRYRDVLAAEPNGAHHLLARLEREKGAGFFLATQNVDGLHARAGSGQGGGRMVELHGTLLSARDEVTGEVFPLPAPDVLVTPPISPTGHRMRPNIVWFGEYLPEDALHAAQRAFQAAEVALIVGTSGAVYPAAGLAGETLYAGGTVIEINPEETELSDQMTYCVRDVASRGLAALMS
- the ribD gene encoding bifunctional diaminohydroxyphosphoribosylaminopyrimidine deaminase/5-amino-6-(5-phosphoribosylamino)uracil reductase RibD yields the protein MYDKDAPPGRVAADVPVDERFMTLALEHAATGLGRTAPNPPVGCVIVQGSEVVGRGFHPKAGEPHAEVFALREAGEQARGATAYVTLEPCSHFGRTPPCADALIAAGITRVVVAALDPNPQVAGRGVQRLRDAGIVVDVGVLEAQAVRQQAGFRSVIARGRPWVVAKYAMTLDGKVAALGEGNGAVSGEAARERAMHWRNELDAIAIGSGTLSLDDPALTVRGVPSGRDPRPVVFDRRAASDPQARAWREGAVLVTAPDAQVGTLEAAGITVLRADTLPDALRGLGELGLSSVLLEGGPTLLSAFLEQRLVDEVRVFFAPKLLGAGLSPLTGPIRPMHEAQTLDDVTVEPLGPDVLVTGLLSDIPRL
- a CDS encoding riboflavin synthase encodes the protein MFTGIIEQVGVIARTTENEGNLTVTIQPTRMWDDVQLGESIAVNGTCLTVTTWDAAGFTVDLSRETLAKTAPHWHGGARVNLERAMTAGARFGGHVVSGHVDGVGEILRVDARPGAYTMTVRAAPHLARYLVPKGSITVDGVSLTVVDAGGPAGSRPELRPDEFTLWLVPHTLEVTTLHTWAAGTRVNLEADQMAKYVERLILMRDWTPDAARVTP
- the ribA gene encoding GTP cyclohydrolase II; this translates as MTLSTIPELLAELQAGRPVILVDDEHRENEGDLLMPAATATPEWINFMAREGRGLICVTLTPDRARALELTPMVGGSTDPNGTAFTVSVDHVSNSTGISAFDRAATIAALLDDRAAPADFRRPGHIFPLVARAGGVLRRSGHTEAGCDLARLAGFAPVGVICEIMGDDGEMSRLPDLLAFGAKHGLKVGSIEALIAYRLEHDPFMQLVAEAKLPTDYGDFRLVGFEDTLSGAEHVALVMGEVTPEPLLVRVHSECLTGDGFHSLRCDCGAQRDAAMQAIAAEGRGVLVYLRQEGRGIGLLNKIRAYHLQDGGADTVEANLQLGFPADARDFGIGAQMLHLLGARQLRVLTNNPRKLHSLGGFGLEVVERVPLHVGRNEYNAVYLGTKAAKLGHIGTDGSGD
- the ribH gene encoding 6,7-dimethyl-8-ribityllumazine synthase, producing MNRIEATLLATDLKFAIVSTRWNHLIVDRLVEGAELAFVQHGGQTANLDHFLAPGSYEVPLVARRLAESGKYDAVVCLGAVIKGDTDHYDFVAGGAATGILNTSLHTGVPVAFGVLTTDTVEQALNRAGIKAGNKGAEAVLAMIETVNLLRKIG
- a CDS encoding DinB family protein, producing the protein MSQSTRAVRAFQSHRAALIDLYDQLPEEQANFAAWEGGMSFVRLADHLSASVNRVPAMLRGEKPDAPGAPSATLAEARARLQSTQDAFAGTVSTLSDEDIQRRIPAFGGREMPVWMLLDFITQHEAHHKGQAWMMARMVGVTPPMFVKMG